The proteins below are encoded in one region of Mangifera indica cultivar Alphonso chromosome 7, CATAS_Mindica_2.1, whole genome shotgun sequence:
- the LOC123221362 gene encoding vesicle-fusing ATPase-like, with protein MASRFGQSSATLTMVAVNTPVADLVLTNLAYCSASDLQSFRFPNSSLILASVANDTFVVSLASHPSISSGQIGLNSIQRRQARVSSGDSVSLNRFIPPDDFNLALLSLELEFVKKGTKSEQVDAVLLSNQLRGRFGNQVMTAGQKVIFEYHGNNYIFTVNQAVVEGQEKSNAVERGMISNDTYIVFEASNASGIKIVNQREAASSNIFRQKEFNLQSLGIGGLSAEFADIFRRAFASRVFPPHVTSKLGIKHVKGMLLFGPPGTGKTLMARQIGKMLNGREPKIVNGPEVLSKYVGETEKNIRDLFADAENDQRSRGDQSDLHVIIFDEIDAICKSRGSTRDGTGVHDSIVNQLLTKIDGVESLNNVLLIGMTNRKDMLDEALLRPGRLEVQIEISLPDENGRLQILQIHTNKMKENSFLSPDVNLQELAARTKNYSGAELEGVVKSAVSYALNRQISMDDLTKPVDEESIKVTMDDFLNALHEIVPAFGASTDDLERCRLNGMVDCGDRHKHIYQRAMLLVEQVKVSKGSPLVTCLLEGPSGSGKTALAATVGIDSDFPYVKIISAESMIGLHESTKCAQIVKVFEDAYKSPLSIIILDDIERLLEYVAIGPRFSNIISQTMLVLLKRLPPKGKKLLVIGTTSEVSFLDSVGLSDAFSVTYNVPTLKVNDAKKVLKQLNVFAEKDIDTAAEALNDMTIKKLYMVIEMAAQGEQGGSAEAIYSGKEKIKISHFYDCLQDMVRY; from the exons TTCTCATCCGAGCATAAGCAGTGGCCAAATTGGCTTGAATTCAATCCAACGTCGACAAGCAAGAGTTTCCAGTGGCGACTCGGTATCTCTAAACAG ATTTATCCCACCAGATGATTTTAATCTTGCTTTGCTATCACTTGAGTTGGAATTTGTTAAAAAGGGTACTAAAAGTGAACAA GTTGATGCTGTTCTTTTGTCAAATCAACTCAGAGGGAGATTTGGTAACCAG GTTATGACGGCAGGACAGAAAGTTATATTCGAATATCATggaaataattacatttttacaGTAAATCAAGCAGTTGTGGAGGGTCAAGAAAAATCTAATGCTGTTGAAAGAGGGATGATATCCAATGACACTTACATTGTCTTTGAAGCATCCAATGCGAGCGGAATTAAG ATTGTCAACCAACGAGAAGCTGCCAGTAGCAACATTTTCAGGCAGAAGGAGTTTAATCTTCAGTCACTGGGTATAGGTGGCCTAAGCGCAGAATTTGCTGATATCTTTCGAAGAGCGTTTGCTTCTCGTGTTTTTCCTCCTCATGTGACTAGCAA ATTGGGTATCAAGCATGTCAAGGGTATGCTGCTTTTTGGGCCTCCTGGTACTGGGAAAACTCTAATGGCTCGCCAAATTGGAAAAATGTTGAATGGAAGGGAGCCAAAG ATTGTAAATGGCCCTGAAGTCCTAAGCAAATATGTTGGTGAAACTGAAAAGAATATCAGGGATCTTTTTGCTGATGCTGAAAATGATCAAAGGTCTCGCG GGGACCAAAGTGATTTGCATGTcataatatttgatgaaattgatgCTATTTGCAAG TCAAGAGGATCAACTAGAGATGGTACAGGAGTTCATGATAGCATTGTCAATCAGCTACTTACCAAG ATAGATGGTGTGGAGTCTCTGAATAATGTTTTGCTTATTGGAATGACCAACAGAAAGGATATGCTGGATGAAGCACTTTTAAG GCCTGGTCGGTTGGAGGTTCAAATTGAGATTAGCCTTCCAGATGAAAATGGCCGCCTGCAGATTCTTCAAATTCATACTAACAAGATGAAAGAGAATTCATTTCTTTCTCCTGATGTGAACCTTCAAGAACTTG CTGCTCGTACCAAAAACTACAGTGGTGCAGAGCTTGAAGGTGTTGTGAAAAGTGCTGTATCTTATGCCTTGAATAGACAAATTAGTATGGATGACCTTACCAAGCCAGTTGATGAAGAGAGTATCAAAGTTACCATGGATGACTTTCTTAATGCACTTCATGAAATTGTTCCTGCATTTGGGGCCTCCACTGATGACCTTGAGCGGTGTAG ACTTAATGGCATGGTGGACTGTGGTGATCGCCATAAGCACATCTATCAAAGGGCTATGCTACTAGTTGAACAAGTTAAAGTGAGCAAAGGAAGTCCCCTTGTCACTTGCCTTCTGGAAGGCCCAAGTGGCAG TGGCAAAACTGCTTTGGCAGCTACTGTTGGCATTGACAGCGATTTTCCATATGTGAAGATA ATCTCAGCTGAATCAATGATTGGTCTTCATGAGAGCACCAAGTGTGCTCAGATTGTCAAG GTTTTTGAGGATGCATACAAGTCACCCCTGAGTATAATTATCCTTGATGACATTGAAAG GTTACTAGAGTATGTTGCAATTGGGCCTCgcttttcaaatataatttctcaaaCAATGTTGGTTCTCCTCAAACGGCTTCCACCAAAG GGTAAAAAACTATTGGTGATAGGGACAACAAGTGAAGTCAGTTTCTTAGATTCCGTTGGCCTTAGTGATGCTTTCTCTGTCACTTACAATGTTCCTACTTTGAAGGTGAATGATGCAAAGAAG GTGTTAAAACAACTCAACGTTTTTGCCGAAAAAGATATTGATACAGCTGCAGAAGCCCTGAATGAT ATGACTATCAAGAAGCTGTACATGGTGATTGAGATGGCTGCTCAGGGAGAGCAAGGCGGATCTGCAGAGGCAATCTACTCTGGCAAAGAAAAGATTAAGATCTCACACTTCTATGATTGCCTTCAGGATATGGTTCGATACTAG